One stretch of Terriglobales bacterium DNA includes these proteins:
- a CDS encoding SDR family NAD(P)-dependent oxidoreductase, with protein MQGKVVLITGANGGLGTDVTQAFLSEGATVVGTSRSIRQTDFSGQNFTAIPADITQPAAARELIAKIVERFKHIDVLVHVMGGFAAGKIHDTDDETWKRMQDLNVNSGFYIAREVVRAMRATGGGRIIAIGSLAATEPHAGIGAYVVSKTALTVLFRTIALENADAGITSNIVLPDTMDTPANRAAMPKADPSKWVKPADVAKIVLTLAGDAGAQINGAVIPVFGS; from the coding sequence ATGCAAGGAAAGGTCGTACTCATCACCGGCGCCAACGGCGGTCTGGGAACTGACGTCACGCAGGCCTTCTTGTCGGAAGGAGCTACCGTTGTCGGAACATCAAGGAGCATTCGCCAGACGGACTTCTCGGGCCAAAACTTCACCGCGATTCCTGCGGACATTACCCAACCCGCTGCCGCCCGCGAACTGATCGCGAAAATCGTGGAACGCTTCAAGCATATCGACGTCCTCGTCCATGTGATGGGTGGGTTTGCCGCAGGCAAGATACACGACACCGACGATGAAACCTGGAAGAGAATGCAGGACCTGAACGTTAACTCGGGTTTCTATATAGCGCGAGAAGTGGTTCGAGCCATGCGTGCGACCGGAGGGGGACGCATCATAGCCATAGGCAGCCTCGCCGCCACCGAGCCGCACGCCGGCATCGGAGCGTACGTCGTCTCCAAAACCGCGCTGACTGTACTCTTCCGTACCATTGCTCTCGAAAACGCCGACGCAGGAATCACCTCAAACATCGTCCTGCCGGACACCATGGATACACCCGCCAACCGCGCCGCCATGCCGAAAGCCGATCCTTCCAAGTGGGTGAAACCCGCCGATGTGGCGAAGATCGTACTGACCCTCGCAGGCGACGCTGGCGCCCAGATTAACGGCGCGGTAATACCGGTGTTTGGTTCTTAA